One region of Terricaulis silvestris genomic DNA includes:
- a CDS encoding L-glutamate gamma-semialdehyde dehydrogenase, with protein MQSAPTPHPSAAIDWDQLDALKYVDEDAAVAALLADAPLDAAGRASVAAEARNLVVRARGLKRRKGVMESFLEEFGLSNAEGLALMCLAEALLRVPDEQTADKLIAEKISTGQWAEHLGKSDHWLVNAGTFGLMMTGHVVNLPQELKGEASEVVGKLTKRMGEPVVRAGAMQAMRILGEQFVLGRNINAALKRGASMVRAGGATRYSFDMLGEGARTNEDAVRYLAAYANAIDAVGEDARNKGPHASNGISVKLSALHPRYETRQEERVMHELYPRVLQLAEQAKKYNIGLTMDAEEADRLVMSMHLFERLALEPSLKGWEGLGLAIQAYQKRTRALIEFLTQLARKRGTTIQTRLVKGAYWDGEVKRAQIQGRVDFPVWTTKAATDVHYLACARDLFRAGGAIFPQFATHNAHTVAAVRRMGASAGRDQFEFQRLHGMGEALYAALEHPVPVRVYAPVGGHEDLLPYLVRRLLENGANTSFVHSFLDDDVSPDVVAADPMATLEANPHRHRRLPPPPQLFGASRKNSTGRDLSVEADREALRKPKQKLSESGTSVAVDVAVTTALKAHKEWDARGGAERGAILRAMADALQANHDPLCALIAREAGRSLQDGIDEVREAIDFCRYYAAEAERLLAGPIALPSPAGETDHLELHGRGVFVCISPWNFPLAIFTGQLAAALAAGNAVIAKPAEQTPRIAEAAVNLFYEAGLPRDVLQLVQGDGKVGGELVGDPRIAGVAFTGSTEVARIINRTLAAKDGPIVPLIAETGGLNGMFIDTTALKEQVVDDVIASAFQSAGQRCSSLRVLFLPNDTADGILETLLGAMDTLVIGDPADPFTDIGPIIDAEAKANLDKHIAKMRTEAKVLKQLDVSKLGGNFFGPAVIELKSLDQIDKEVFGPILHVVRYDPSDIANVGAKLAAKGYGLTLGVHSRLESFADDVKKAVPAGNVYVNRTIVGAVVGVQPFGGSGLSGTGPKAGGPFYLPRFAEERAISVNIAAQGGDPHLLNL; from the coding sequence ATGCAATCAGCCCCGACGCCACACCCGTCCGCCGCCATCGATTGGGATCAACTCGACGCCCTAAAATACGTCGACGAGGACGCTGCTGTAGCAGCGCTTCTGGCTGACGCGCCGCTCGACGCTGCGGGCCGCGCCAGCGTCGCTGCCGAGGCGCGCAATCTGGTGGTGCGGGCGCGCGGGCTGAAGCGCCGCAAGGGCGTGATGGAAAGCTTTCTGGAGGAGTTCGGGCTCTCGAACGCCGAGGGTCTGGCGCTGATGTGCTTGGCCGAAGCGCTGTTGCGGGTGCCGGACGAGCAAACCGCTGACAAGCTGATCGCCGAGAAGATTTCGACCGGGCAGTGGGCGGAGCACCTGGGCAAGTCGGATCATTGGCTGGTCAACGCCGGCACGTTCGGCCTGATGATGACAGGGCACGTTGTGAACCTGCCGCAGGAGTTGAAAGGCGAAGCGAGCGAAGTTGTCGGCAAGCTGACCAAGCGCATGGGCGAGCCGGTGGTGCGCGCCGGCGCGATGCAGGCGATGCGTATCCTCGGTGAGCAGTTCGTGCTCGGCCGCAACATCAACGCGGCTTTGAAGCGCGGCGCGAGCATGGTGCGCGCGGGTGGCGCGACGCGCTATTCGTTCGACATGCTGGGCGAAGGCGCCCGCACCAATGAGGACGCGGTGCGCTATCTGGCGGCGTACGCCAATGCTATCGATGCGGTGGGTGAGGACGCGCGCAACAAGGGGCCGCATGCGTCGAACGGCATTTCGGTGAAGCTCTCGGCGCTGCATCCGCGCTACGAGACGCGGCAGGAAGAGCGGGTGATGCACGAGCTTTATCCGCGGGTGCTGCAACTCGCGGAGCAAGCCAAGAAATACAACATCGGACTCACCATGGACGCCGAAGAGGCGGACCGTTTGGTGATGTCGATGCACTTGTTCGAGCGGCTGGCCCTGGAGCCGTCGCTGAAGGGATGGGAAGGCTTGGGGCTGGCGATCCAGGCGTATCAGAAGCGCACCCGCGCGCTGATCGAGTTCTTGACGCAGCTGGCGCGCAAACGCGGCACCACGATCCAGACGCGGTTGGTGAAGGGCGCGTATTGGGACGGTGAAGTGAAGCGCGCGCAAATTCAGGGGCGCGTCGATTTCCCGGTGTGGACCACGAAGGCCGCGACGGACGTGCACTACTTGGCTTGCGCGCGCGATCTCTTCCGCGCCGGCGGCGCGATCTTCCCGCAATTCGCTACGCACAACGCGCACACGGTTGCTGCGGTGCGCCGCATGGGCGCGAGTGCTGGGCGCGATCAGTTCGAGTTTCAGCGCCTGCACGGCATGGGCGAAGCGCTTTACGCGGCGCTTGAGCATCCCGTGCCGGTGCGCGTGTACGCGCCTGTTGGAGGGCACGAGGATCTGTTGCCGTACTTGGTGCGGCGGTTGTTGGAGAACGGCGCCAACACGTCGTTCGTGCACTCGTTCCTGGATGATGACGTGTCGCCGGATGTGGTCGCCGCCGATCCCATGGCGACGTTGGAGGCCAATCCGCATCGTCACCGCCGTTTGCCACCGCCGCCGCAACTGTTCGGCGCGAGCAGGAAGAATTCGACTGGGCGCGATCTTTCGGTCGAGGCGGATCGTGAGGCTCTGCGTAAGCCGAAGCAAAAGCTGAGCGAGAGCGGGACAAGCGTTGCCGTTGATGTGGCGGTCACCACGGCTCTGAAGGCGCATAAGGAATGGGATGCGCGTGGTGGCGCGGAGCGGGGCGCGATCCTGCGTGCGATGGCCGATGCGTTGCAAGCCAACCACGATCCCTTGTGCGCGCTGATTGCGCGCGAAGCTGGGCGCTCGCTTCAGGACGGGATCGACGAAGTCCGCGAGGCGATTGATTTCTGCCGCTACTACGCGGCGGAGGCAGAGCGCTTACTGGCCGGGCCAATCGCGTTGCCGTCGCCGGCTGGCGAGACCGATCATCTCGAGTTGCACGGGCGCGGCGTGTTCGTTTGCATCAGCCCGTGGAATTTCCCGCTGGCGATTTTCACGGGCCAACTCGCGGCGGCTCTTGCTGCGGGCAATGCGGTGATTGCCAAGCCGGCCGAGCAAACGCCGCGCATCGCGGAAGCGGCGGTGAATCTGTTCTACGAAGCCGGTCTGCCGCGCGATGTGCTGCAGCTGGTGCAAGGCGACGGCAAGGTCGGCGGCGAACTGGTCGGCGATCCGCGCATCGCCGGCGTGGCCTTTACCGGCTCCACCGAAGTCGCGCGCATCATCAATCGTACGCTCGCGGCCAAGGATGGCCCGATCGTGCCGTTGATCGCGGAGACGGGTGGGCTGAATGGCATGTTCATCGACACCACGGCGCTCAAAGAGCAGGTGGTGGACGATGTGATCGCGTCGGCGTTCCAAAGCGCTGGCCAACGTTGCTCCAGCTTGCGGGTGCTGTTCCTGCCGAACGATACGGCGGACGGGATATTGGAAACGCTGCTTGGCGCCATGGACACGCTGGTGATCGGCGATCCAGCCGATCCGTTCACAGACATCGGCCCGATCATCGATGCTGAAGCGAAAGCCAATCTCGACAAACACATCGCCAAGATGCGCACCGAGGCGAAGGTGCTGAAGCAGCTCGATGTCTCGAAGCTTGGTGGTAATTTCTTTGGGCCGGCGGTGATCGAGCTGAAATCGCTCGATCAGATCGACAAGGAAGTGTTCGGCCCGATCCTGCACGTCGTGCGCTACGATCCGTCGGATATCGCCAATGTCGGCGCCAAGCTGGCGGCGAAAGGCTACGGCCTAACGCTCGGCGTCCACTCGCGGCTGGAAAGCTTCGCGGACGACGTGAAGAAGGCGGTGCCGGCGGGCAATGTCTATGTGAACCGCACCATCGTGGGCGCTGTTGTTGGCGTGCAGCCGTTTGGTGGTTCGGGCTTAAGCGGCACCGGGCCGAAAGCTGGTGGGCCGTTCTACCTGCCGCGTTTTGCCGAAGAGCGCGCCATCAGCGTCAACATCGCAGCCCAAGGCGGCGATCCACATTTGCTGAATCTGTAA
- a CDS encoding glycosyltransferase family 4 protein, with translation MLLVTDAWEPQVNGVVRTLSSTNNELKAMGCEVEVVSPADYPNTVPLITYSEIRLALGAREDVEDRFLAFAPDAVHIATEGTLGWDARAICLKHKFPFTTSYHTQFPEYVHARFNWIPLWAGYRFMHAFHDRSGRVMVATPTMQKQLELQGFRNTAIWSRGVDIEQFHPSKRGIDGGVFKDLPKPVFVYVGRVSVEKNIEAFVALDLPGSKIVVGGGPALEELKAKYPNVHFTGPKFGEELARHYADADVFVFPSFTDTFGLVILEAAACGTPVAGYVAPGPQDILPGTGAGIVDTDLRKACLEALQLRREDARALAERYSWRSCAEEFRRNLEPLPKERGRRFWHKLRDLRARAKERRRLAKEKRVRERAAKGQPTT, from the coding sequence ATTCTGCTCGTAACGGACGCCTGGGAGCCGCAGGTGAATGGCGTCGTGCGCACGCTCTCCAGCACCAACAACGAACTCAAGGCCATGGGCTGCGAGGTCGAGGTGGTCTCGCCCGCGGACTACCCCAACACTGTGCCGCTGATCACGTACTCGGAAATCCGCCTGGCGCTGGGCGCGCGTGAGGACGTCGAGGACCGCTTCCTCGCCTTCGCGCCGGACGCGGTGCACATCGCCACCGAGGGCACGCTAGGCTGGGACGCGCGCGCGATCTGCCTCAAGCACAAGTTTCCGTTCACGACGAGCTACCACACCCAGTTTCCGGAATACGTCCACGCGCGCTTCAACTGGATTCCGCTCTGGGCTGGCTATCGCTTCATGCACGCGTTCCACGACAGATCTGGCCGCGTCATGGTGGCGACGCCGACGATGCAGAAGCAGCTCGAGCTGCAAGGCTTCCGCAACACCGCGATCTGGAGCCGCGGCGTCGACATCGAGCAATTTCATCCGAGCAAGCGCGGCATCGATGGCGGCGTCTTCAAGGATCTGCCGAAACCGGTGTTCGTATATGTCGGCCGAGTCTCGGTTGAGAAGAACATCGAAGCGTTCGTCGCGCTCGATCTGCCGGGCTCCAAAATCGTCGTCGGCGGCGGACCCGCGCTTGAGGAGCTGAAGGCGAAATATCCGAACGTACACTTCACCGGACCCAAGTTCGGCGAAGAGCTCGCGCGCCACTACGCCGACGCGGATGTCTTCGTCTTCCCGAGCTTCACCGACACGTTCGGCCTCGTGATCCTTGAAGCCGCCGCCTGCGGCACGCCGGTCGCCGGTTACGTCGCGCCCGGCCCACAAGACATTCTACCGGGCACCGGCGCCGGCATTGTCGACACGGATCTGCGCAAGGCCTGCCTGGAAGCGCTTCAGCTGCGCCGCGAAGACGCGCGCGCGTTGGCGGAGCGATATTCCTGGCGCTCTTGCGCCGAGGAATTCCGCCGCAACCTGGAGCCGCTGCCGAAAGAGCGCGGCCGCCGCTTCTGGCACAAGCTCCGTGACCTCCGCGCCCGCGCCAAGGAGCGCCGCCGGCTCGCGAAGGAAAAGAGGGTGCGCGAACGCGCCGCTAAGGGTCAGCCTACCACTTGA
- the pstA gene encoding phosphate ABC transporter permease PstA, whose protein sequence is MAAVDVQRVRDITEHPPGLGTRKFKDAAFVIWGIIATIIGLGTLVALVSELIHDGGHRLSAAFFWSFPSSEAADAGILSAWVGSLLVIATTALFAIPIGIMAGIYLEEYAHKNPVTSAIEIAVNNLAGVPSILFGLMAVGIFVQFLGNPNRWFAFLPEGFREAAADMFGQSILTAGITLSLLILPVVIVATREAVRSVPQEMRQGALAVGATKWQTTQHHVLPYALPGVVTGVIIGISRALGETAPLIMIGGLTFVAFLPITRPGDAAFEVIGAVDEYGAPVTPDATESVRIAHDGVVVLPDFTEMPVVGGQTYDLPHGSTVQSVATWGDAVASWSPTHWLGSEFTVMPIQMFNWTSRPQAEFLEIAAAAGLVLLGITLLMNGTAIFLRYRLRRSIKW, encoded by the coding sequence ATGGCTGCCGTCGACGTGCAACGCGTTCGCGATATCACGGAGCATCCGCCGGGCCTCGGCACGCGCAAGTTCAAGGACGCGGCCTTCGTGATCTGGGGCATCATCGCCACGATCATCGGTCTCGGCACCCTCGTCGCGCTCGTGAGCGAGCTGATCCACGACGGCGGCCATCGTCTATCCGCGGCGTTCTTCTGGAGCTTCCCGTCATCCGAGGCGGCTGATGCTGGCATTCTCTCGGCGTGGGTCGGCTCGCTTTTGGTGATCGCCACCACGGCGCTGTTCGCTATCCCGATCGGGATCATGGCTGGCATCTATCTCGAAGAGTATGCGCACAAGAATCCCGTCACGAGCGCCATCGAGATCGCAGTGAACAATTTGGCCGGCGTGCCATCGATCTTGTTCGGCCTGATGGCCGTCGGCATCTTCGTGCAATTCCTCGGCAATCCGAACCGTTGGTTTGCCTTTCTGCCTGAAGGTTTCCGTGAGGCCGCGGCGGACATGTTCGGCCAATCAATTCTGACGGCGGGCATCACGCTCTCTCTGTTGATCCTGCCGGTCGTCATCGTCGCCACGCGGGAAGCTGTGCGCAGCGTGCCGCAGGAGATGCGCCAAGGGGCGCTCGCGGTCGGCGCCACCAAGTGGCAGACGACGCAGCATCACGTGCTGCCGTACGCGCTGCCCGGCGTCGTCACCGGCGTCATCATCGGCATTTCGCGCGCTTTGGGCGAGACAGCGCCGCTGATCATGATCGGCGGCCTCACCTTCGTGGCGTTCCTGCCGATCACGCGGCCCGGCGATGCGGCATTCGAAGTCATCGGCGCAGTGGATGAATACGGCGCGCCGGTCACGCCGGACGCGACCGAAAGCGTGCGCATCGCGCACGACGGCGTCGTGGTGCTGCCGGACTTCACCGAAATGCCGGTGGTTGGCGGGCAGACGTACGACCTGCCGCACGGCTCGACCGTGCAGTCGGTGGCGACGTGGGGTGACGCGGTCGCAAGCTGGTCGCCGACGCATTGGCTTGGCTCGGAATTTACGGTGATGCCGATCCAGATGTTCAACTGGACTTCGCGGCCGCAGGCCGAGTTCCTGGAAATCGCGGCGGCGGCGGGCCTCGTGTTGCTCGGCATCACGCTGCTGATGAACGGCACCGCGATCTTCCTGCGCTACAGGCTGCGCCGAAGCATCAAGTGGTAG
- the pstC gene encoding phosphate ABC transporter permease subunit PstC: MERDFTKKKVRVSERIMEGLLFAAAAVAIAIVLGIVYVVVSESTKFFAQVSAIEFLTSTTWTPLFDNPQYGIAPLLTGTFMSTLVALAVAVPLGLLVAIWLSEFAGHRTRETIKPTLELLAAVPTVVYGYFALLFVTPMLQQALRPLGIELPSFNLLSAGLVMGLMIIPYIASLSEDAMRAVPRSMREGSFAMGATRLETSFRVVVPAAVSGVVGAVILGMSRAIGETMIVVVAGGTQPQMVTTPAQGGATVTAFIAQVALGDLPFGTLEYNSIFAAGLALLVLTLLFNFVAFFLQRRYREAY, encoded by the coding sequence GTGGAACGGGATTTCACAAAGAAGAAGGTGCGCGTGTCTGAGCGCATCATGGAAGGCCTGCTCTTCGCCGCCGCCGCGGTGGCCATCGCGATCGTGCTGGGCATCGTCTATGTCGTGGTGTCGGAATCGACGAAATTTTTCGCTCAGGTTTCGGCGATCGAGTTCCTGACCTCGACCACGTGGACGCCGCTGTTCGACAATCCGCAGTACGGCATCGCGCCGCTGCTGACGGGCACTTTCATGTCAACGCTCGTGGCGCTCGCCGTCGCCGTCCCGCTCGGGTTGCTGGTGGCGATCTGGCTCTCCGAGTTCGCCGGCCACCGCACCCGCGAAACCATCAAACCGACGCTTGAGCTGCTCGCGGCGGTGCCGACTGTCGTCTACGGCTACTTTGCGCTGCTGTTCGTGACGCCGATGCTCCAACAAGCGCTCCGCCCGCTCGGCATCGAGCTGCCGTCGTTCAATCTGCTCAGCGCCGGCCTCGTGATGGGGCTGATGATCATTCCTTACATCGCGTCGCTTTCGGAAGACGCGATGCGCGCTGTGCCACGCTCGATGCGCGAGGGCTCGTTCGCCATGGGCGCAACGCGCCTGGAGACGTCGTTCCGCGTCGTGGTGCCAGCGGCAGTATCGGGCGTTGTCGGCGCCGTCATCCTGGGCATGTCGCGCGCGATCGGTGAAACCATGATCGTGGTTGTCGCCGGCGGCACGCAGCCGCAAATGGTGACGACTCCCGCGCAAGGTGGCGCGACGGTGACAGCGTTCATCGCGCAAGTCGCGCTCGGTGATCTGCCGTTCGGCACGCTTGAGTACAACTCGATCTTCGCGGCGGGCCTCGCACTCTTGGTGCTGACGCTGCTCTTCAACTTCGTGGCGTTCTTCCTGCAGCGCCGCTACCGGGAGGCCTACTAA
- a CDS encoding PstS family phosphate ABC transporter substrate-binding protein — protein sequence MQTQFFKALSKIAASAAMVALVAAPAQAQQAGAPFTIQIDGSSTVFPISEAVAEGFQQQTQGRIRVAVGESGSSAGLRKFCRGEIHIADSSRPIRSSEMATCAAAGIQYVEIPVAFDGVTVVVNPSNPLRSLTVAQLREIWSTGSRVNNFSAVGGPNLAMQLYGPGSASGTFEYFTEAVNGTARSSRTDYTPSEDDNVLVQGVANNPGGMAYFGLAYYEENQSRLHAVAIDNGNGPVTPSQATVRNGSYAPLSRPIFIYVNAAALRRPQVQQFVQYYINNAATVSERVGYVALPAAAYTAYLQRAQQRRIGTAFGGRAAIGASIEDVVARRLVQTPVND from the coding sequence ATGCAAACGCAATTCTTCAAGGCGCTGAGCAAGATCGCGGCATCCGCCGCGATGGTCGCGCTCGTCGCCGCACCGGCGCAGGCCCAACAGGCCGGCGCGCCTTTCACCATCCAAATCGACGGCTCATCGACGGTGTTTCCGATCTCGGAAGCGGTTGCCGAAGGCTTTCAGCAACAAACCCAAGGCCGCATCCGAGTCGCGGTTGGCGAGTCGGGTTCGTCGGCTGGTCTGCGCAAGTTCTGCCGCGGCGAAATTCACATCGCCGACTCTTCACGCCCGATCCGTTCGAGCGAAATGGCGACCTGCGCAGCCGCCGGCATCCAATACGTGGAAATCCCGGTTGCGTTCGATGGCGTCACCGTCGTTGTGAACCCGTCCAACCCGCTTCGCTCGCTCACGGTCGCTCAGCTCCGCGAAATCTGGTCGACCGGTTCGCGTGTGAATAACTTCAGCGCTGTCGGCGGCCCGAATCTGGCCATGCAACTCTACGGTCCGGGCTCGGCTTCAGGCACGTTCGAGTACTTCACGGAAGCCGTGAATGGCACGGCGCGTTCGTCGCGCACCGACTACACGCCGTCGGAAGACGATAACGTGCTGGTCCAAGGCGTCGCCAACAACCCGGGCGGCATGGCCTACTTCGGCCTCGCTTACTACGAAGAGAACCAAAGCCGTCTGCACGCTGTCGCCATCGACAACGGCAACGGCCCGGTCACGCCGAGCCAAGCCACGGTTCGCAACGGCTCATACGCGCCGCTGTCGCGGCCGATCTTCATCTACGTGAACGCCGCCGCTCTGCGCCGTCCGCAAGTGCAGCAGTTCGTGCAGTACTACATCAACAACGCCGCCACGGTTTCCGAGCGCGTTGGCTATGTGGCCCTGCCGGCCGCCGCCTACACCGCCTACCTGCAGCGCGCGCAGCAGCGCCGCATCGGCACCGCCTTCGGTGGCCGCGCGGCGATCGGCGCCAGCATCGAGGACGTTGTGGCTCGCCGTCTGGTTCAGACGCCAGTCAACGACTAA
- a CDS encoding OprO/OprP family phosphate-selective porin, with product MKNVLSKVALAALAVGGVTGVNSAAHAQTPPPPTIQPMNGAPEIRDGEQRFKVRGRLQYDVYSNEWDAGVDSPLVSPSVDAEDGSRSYVRRAFLGVQGRFSDNWRYKVDFVLNPGASGDDATTGDAAVAVDDAYLEYAGDFFSVVIGENNVTAPLEDRTSSLDIPFLERSSIINAYGYGRAAGVAGLVTGANWMAAIGVYGDSLNNSDSNFANSEQTSISGRFTWAPIFETSPDGVTLLHLGVSARQRYNGDDALFRYRPRPLNGRGSRWVESSSGSATQDDLSYGFEVAGQWNAFGFTGEYITLEGETPAGVQVESDGYYVDLTWSLTGEARSYRGNQGSFGPVVPHNPVTEGGWGHWGLIARYDFIDLSDIDAGTARGEQTAYAFGVNWVPIDHVRFMLNYASTEMDRVVNTFPVAPGISAPDAEADVISLRTQFDF from the coding sequence ATGAAGAATGTACTTTCGAAGGTCGCGCTCGCGGCCCTCGCGGTGGGCGGCGTCACCGGTGTAAACAGTGCCGCGCACGCGCAAACGCCACCGCCGCCGACGATCCAGCCGATGAACGGCGCGCCGGAAATTCGCGATGGCGAGCAGCGGTTCAAGGTGCGCGGCCGTTTGCAGTACGACGTATACTCGAACGAGTGGGACGCCGGCGTCGATTCTCCGCTTGTTTCGCCAAGCGTAGACGCTGAGGACGGCTCACGCTCATATGTGCGTCGCGCGTTTCTCGGCGTCCAGGGCCGCTTCAGCGACAACTGGCGTTACAAGGTCGATTTTGTTCTGAACCCGGGCGCGAGCGGTGACGACGCCACCACCGGCGACGCCGCTGTCGCGGTTGACGACGCCTATCTCGAATACGCGGGCGATTTCTTCTCGGTCGTGATCGGCGAAAACAACGTCACCGCGCCGCTGGAAGATCGCACGTCGTCCCTCGATATTCCGTTCCTTGAGCGCTCCAGCATTATCAACGCGTACGGCTACGGTCGCGCGGCGGGCGTTGCTGGCCTGGTCACGGGCGCAAACTGGATGGCTGCGATCGGCGTCTATGGCGACTCGCTCAACAACTCCGACAGCAACTTCGCCAACAGTGAGCAGACCTCGATAAGCGGCCGCTTCACCTGGGCGCCGATCTTCGAAACGTCGCCGGACGGCGTCACTCTGCTCCACCTCGGGGTTTCCGCGCGCCAACGCTACAACGGTGACGACGCGCTGTTTCGCTATCGTCCGCGCCCGCTCAATGGCCGCGGCTCGCGCTGGGTTGAAAGCTCTTCGGGCAGCGCCACGCAAGACGACTTGAGCTACGGCTTTGAAGTCGCCGGCCAATGGAATGCGTTCGGCTTCACGGGCGAATACATCACACTTGAAGGCGAAACCCCCGCCGGCGTGCAAGTCGAGTCCGACGGCTACTATGTCGATCTGACCTGGTCGCTCACGGGCGAAGCGCGTTCTTATCGCGGCAACCAAGGTTCGTTCGGCCCGGTCGTTCCGCATAATCCGGTCACGGAAGGCGGCTGGGGTCATTGGGGCCTGATCGCACGCTACGATTTCATCGACCTGAGCGACATCGACGCCGGCACTGCCCGCGGCGAGCAAACGGCTTACGCCTTCGGCGTGAACTGGGTGCCGATCGATCACGTGCGCTTCATGCTGAACTACGCCAGCACGGAGATGGATCGGGTTGTGAACACGTTCCCGGTTGCGCCGGGCATTTCGGCCCCCGACGCCGAAGCTGACGTCATCAGCCTGCGCACGCAGTTCGATTTCTAA
- a CDS encoding type III PLP-dependent enzyme: MDSVLSPLDLTAREAPDGPVAIARPHRVRAAATWFRENFPGEVFYAVKANPSEWVLDALWEAGIRGFDVASDVEAALIANKFKDAQIAFMHPVKSRRAIGRAFHDYGVKTFALDSEDELDKILAETGFAKDLTLVVRFAVPGDGAAYPLTRKFGVSPEEAPALLRKTRQASEEMLGVSFHVGSQCMKPDAYRTAMDGVNRAIVNAGVVVDIVDVGGGFPAIYPGMSPRPMIEYVNAIKNGFEEMFVAQNAKLWAEPGRALVAEAGSTVTRVELRKGDALYLNDGAFGTLFDATHLNWAFPAKLLRQTPSRAKLAPFRLYGPTCDSMDAAAGPFMLPTDIQEGDLIEIGSLGAYGTAMGTRFNGFGETVTMESNDSPWPSMYGEASSVVALPKRKRAPRKPKQA; this comes from the coding sequence ATGGACTCTGTCCTCTCGCCTCTTGATCTGACGGCGCGCGAAGCGCCCGACGGTCCCGTGGCTATTGCCCGCCCGCACCGCGTCCGCGCGGCTGCGACCTGGTTTCGCGAGAACTTTCCGGGCGAGGTGTTTTACGCCGTTAAGGCGAACCCGTCTGAATGGGTGCTCGACGCGCTCTGGGAAGCCGGCATTCGCGGCTTTGACGTTGCTTCCGATGTTGAAGCAGCGCTGATCGCTAACAAGTTCAAGGACGCGCAGATCGCGTTCATGCACCCGGTGAAGAGCCGCCGCGCCATCGGCCGCGCCTTCCACGATTACGGCGTGAAGACCTTCGCGCTCGATAGCGAAGACGAGCTCGACAAAATCCTGGCCGAAACCGGCTTCGCAAAAGATCTGACGCTGGTCGTCCGCTTCGCCGTGCCCGGCGACGGCGCGGCGTACCCGCTTACCCGCAAGTTCGGCGTCAGCCCGGAAGAAGCGCCGGCGCTGCTGCGCAAGACACGCCAAGCGTCGGAAGAGATGCTCGGCGTCTCGTTCCACGTCGGCAGCCAGTGCATGAAGCCGGACGCCTACCGCACCGCGATGGACGGCGTGAACCGCGCCATCGTGAACGCGGGCGTTGTAGTCGACATCGTCGACGTCGGCGGCGGCTTTCCGGCGATCTATCCGGGCATGAGCCCGCGGCCAATGATCGAATATGTAAACGCGATCAAGAACGGCTTCGAAGAAATGTTCGTCGCCCAGAACGCCAAGCTCTGGGCCGAGCCCGGCCGCGCGCTCGTGGCGGAAGCTGGCTCGACGGTCACGCGCGTCGAACTCCGCAAGGGCGACGCGCTTTACCTGAACGACGGCGCCTTCGGCACGCTGTTCGACGCCACGCACCTGAACTGGGCTTTCCCGGCGAAGCTGCTGCGTCAAACGCCAAGCCGCGCCAAGCTCGCGCCGTTCCGTCTCTACGGTCCGACCTGTGACAGCATGGATGCCGCCGCTGGCCCGTTCATGCTGCCGACCGACATCCAGGAAGGCGATTTGATCGAGATCGGCTCGCTCGGCGCCTACGGCACCGCCATGGGCACGCGCTTCAACGGCTTCGGCGAGACGGTGACGATGGAGTCAAACGACTCGCCGTGGCCCAGCATGTACGGCGAAGCGTCCTCGGTGGTCGCTCTGCCCAAGCGCAAGCGCGCGCCGCGCAAGCCGAAGCAGGCTTAA
- a CDS encoding DUF2306 domain-containing protein: protein MSEAVAVRPAPNVSADAILRASGVLWFIPAAIGQWVFAYYIAVQYGASAFAGNWASWNDIMVNGLIAGDLWGNVAMVAHIAVAFWITVAGTLQLMPFVRNNARAFHRWNGRFYILIAFVAAAAGIYMTWARDQLGGVVSAVGISIDGVLIMVFAAMAWRAAMARRFDVHQRWAMRLFLAVSAVWFMRVMYGFLILAAQGRPPGTTDEMNGPTDLFVGFGSYLIPLAVLELYFWAKRGGAAAKLATAGVVTFAAGATAVGVAGAVIVMWLPRITGG, encoded by the coding sequence ATGAGCGAAGCTGTTGCGGTGCGCCCGGCGCCAAATGTGTCGGCGGATGCGATTCTGCGCGCGTCTGGCGTGCTGTGGTTTATCCCCGCCGCGATTGGGCAGTGGGTGTTTGCGTACTACATCGCCGTCCAGTACGGCGCGAGCGCGTTTGCCGGAAATTGGGCGAGCTGGAACGACATTATGGTCAACGGCCTCATCGCCGGCGATCTCTGGGGCAATGTCGCGATGGTGGCGCACATTGCCGTCGCGTTCTGGATCACGGTCGCCGGCACGCTGCAGCTGATGCCGTTCGTGCGCAATAATGCGCGCGCGTTTCACCGCTGGAATGGTCGCTTCTACATTCTGATCGCATTCGTGGCCGCGGCGGCCGGCATCTACATGACATGGGCGCGCGATCAGCTTGGCGGCGTAGTGAGCGCGGTCGGCATTTCAATCGACGGGGTGCTGATCATGGTGTTCGCAGCGATGGCGTGGCGCGCGGCGATGGCGCGGCGATTCGATGTTCACCAGCGCTGGGCGATGCGGTTGTTTCTTGCGGTGAGCGCCGTCTGGTTCATGCGCGTAATGTACGGCTTTTTGATCTTGGCGGCGCAAGGCCGGCCGCCGGGGACGACGGATGAGATGAATGGGCCGACGGACTTGTTCGTTGGCTTCGGCAGCTACCTGATCCCGCTGGCGGTGCTGGAGCTTTACTTCTGGGCCAAGCGCGGTGGCGCGGCAGCGAAGCTTGCGACGGCGGGCGTGGTGACGTTCGCGGCGGGTGCGACGGCGGTGGGCGTCGCGGGCGCGGTGATCGTGATGTGGCTGCCGCGGATCACGGGCGGCTGA